A section of the Agromyces aurantiacus genome encodes:
- a CDS encoding TetR/AcrR family transcriptional regulator: MTDPALSALLVARRPTRADARRNFDALVEAAREAFAEHGVDASLEDIARRAGVGIGTLYRNFPTRDALVEAVYLDEVAGVAAFADGLGDQSPFDALAAWLRRFADYASRKRVLLDGLNRDSELLQTCRVVMYQAGEPLLRRAQEAGEVRGDVGIDDVVRLVAGVAGVAFPTAEQRERVVALALDGLRAR, encoded by the coding sequence ATGACCGACCCCGCGCTCAGCGCCCTGCTCGTCGCCCGGCGCCCGACGCGCGCCGACGCGCGCCGCAACTTCGACGCGCTCGTCGAGGCCGCCCGCGAGGCGTTCGCCGAGCACGGCGTCGACGCGTCGCTCGAGGACATCGCGCGACGAGCGGGCGTCGGCATCGGCACGCTCTACCGCAACTTCCCGACGCGCGACGCGCTCGTCGAGGCGGTCTATCTCGACGAGGTCGCCGGCGTCGCGGCGTTCGCCGACGGTCTGGGCGACCAGTCGCCGTTCGACGCGCTCGCCGCGTGGCTCCGCCGTTTCGCCGACTATGCCAGCCGCAAGCGCGTGCTGCTGGACGGCCTGAACCGCGACTCCGAACTCCTGCAGACGTGCCGCGTCGTCATGTACCAGGCGGGTGAGCCGCTGCTCCGGCGTGCGCAGGAGGCCGGCGAGGTGCGGGGCGACGTCGGCATCGATGATGTCGTGCGGCTCGTCGCGGGCGTCGCAGGGGTCGCGTTCCCGACGGCCGAGCAGCGCGAGCGCGTGGTCGCCCTCGCGCTCGACGGGCTTCGCGCGCGGTAG
- a CDS encoding LysR family transcriptional regulator: MDLRQMEYLVTLADEQQFTRAAAICGVSQSGLSAAIRSLEDELGTTLFNRTTRRVEPTEAGLALLPHARTMLAQAGAARDAVLRATHELSGSLRVGAEQCLGFVDVSALLERIHRRYPLVDLDFTQAGSHDLITGVRDGAIDLAFVAGTEMPARMTRTELGRRPVVLLAPPQHPLAAVDTIDWADLRETDFVDFQPSWAVRSLNDEMSAAHGLIRRVRCTVDDVHTLLDLVQRGLGVALVPQHIAAKPQAAGLVVRPLPATAPQWVVSVVTGESSAASASLLLELLDAELAPSA; this comes from the coding sequence ATGGACCTGCGGCAGATGGAGTACCTCGTCACGCTCGCCGACGAGCAGCAGTTCACGCGCGCGGCCGCGATCTGCGGCGTCTCGCAGTCGGGCCTCTCGGCCGCCATCCGCAGCCTCGAGGACGAGCTCGGCACGACGCTGTTCAACCGCACCACGCGCCGGGTCGAGCCCACCGAGGCCGGCCTCGCCCTCCTCCCCCACGCCCGCACCATGCTCGCGCAGGCCGGCGCCGCGCGCGACGCGGTGCTCCGGGCGACGCACGAGCTCTCGGGCAGCCTGCGCGTCGGGGCCGAGCAGTGCCTCGGCTTCGTCGACGTCTCGGCGCTGCTCGAGCGCATCCACCGCCGGTACCCGCTCGTCGACCTCGACTTCACGCAGGCCGGCTCGCACGACCTCATCACGGGCGTCCGCGACGGCGCCATCGACCTCGCCTTCGTCGCCGGCACCGAGATGCCCGCACGGATGACGCGGACCGAGCTCGGCCGGCGCCCGGTCGTGCTGCTGGCCCCGCCGCAGCATCCGCTCGCCGCCGTCGACACGATCGACTGGGCCGACCTGCGCGAGACCGACTTCGTCGACTTCCAGCCGTCATGGGCCGTGCGCTCGCTGAACGACGAGATGAGCGCCGCGCACGGCCTCATCCGTCGCGTGCGCTGCACGGTCGACGACGTGCACACGCTGCTCGACCTCGTGCAGCGCGGGCTCGGCGTGGCCCTGGTGCCGCAGCACATCGCCGCGAAGCCGCAGGCGGCTGGGCTCGTGGTCCGTCCCCTGCCCGCGACCGCGCCGCAGTGGGTCGTCTCGGTCGTCACGGGCGAGTCGTCGGCCGCCTCGGCGTCGCTGCTCCTCGAGCTGCTCGACGCCGAGCTCGCGCCCAGCGCCTAG
- a CDS encoding aldo/keto reductase: MQQRTIGSRTIGAIGLGGMPMSIEGRPDEARSIATIHAALDAGVTLIDTADAYHLHADEVGHNEELIARAIRSYGGDTSDVLVATKGGHLRPGDGSWTQDGRPEYLKEAAKASAKRLGVEAIGLYQFHRPDPRVPYADSIGAIRDLLDEGVIELAGISNANVAQIDEANEILGGRLVSVQNQFSPAFRSSLDELEHCAKLGIAFLPWSPLGGIARAAAVGERHGAFQRVADARGVSPQQVALAWELALAPVVIPIPGASRPESILDSVRAAELELTAAELDELSGAEELAA, from the coding sequence GTGCAGCAGCGAACCATCGGATCCCGCACCATCGGCGCCATCGGACTCGGCGGCATGCCCATGTCGATCGAGGGCCGCCCCGACGAGGCGCGCTCGATCGCGACGATCCACGCGGCGCTCGACGCCGGCGTCACCCTCATCGACACGGCCGACGCCTACCACCTCCACGCCGACGAGGTCGGCCACAACGAGGAGCTCATCGCCCGCGCCATCCGGTCGTACGGCGGCGACACCTCGGACGTGCTCGTCGCGACCAAGGGCGGCCACCTCCGCCCGGGCGACGGCTCGTGGACGCAGGACGGCCGCCCCGAGTACCTGAAGGAGGCGGCGAAGGCCTCGGCGAAGCGCCTCGGCGTCGAGGCGATCGGCCTCTACCAGTTCCACCGGCCCGACCCGCGCGTGCCGTACGCCGACTCGATCGGCGCCATCCGCGACCTGCTCGACGAGGGCGTCATCGAGCTCGCCGGCATCTCGAACGCGAACGTCGCGCAGATCGACGAGGCCAACGAGATCCTCGGCGGCCGGCTCGTGTCGGTGCAGAACCAGTTCTCGCCGGCGTTTCGATCGAGCCTCGACGAGCTCGAGCACTGCGCGAAGCTCGGCATCGCGTTCCTGCCGTGGTCGCCCCTCGGCGGCATCGCCCGAGCGGCGGCGGTCGGCGAGCGGCACGGCGCGTTCCAGCGCGTCGCCGACGCGCGCGGCGTGAGCCCCCAGCAGGTCGCCCTCGCGTGGGAGCTCGCGCTCGCCCCCGTCGTGATCCCGATCCCGGGGGCGTCGCGGCCCGAGAGCATCCTCGACTCGGTGCGCGCGGCCGAGCTCGAGCTCACCGCGGCCGAGCTCGACGAGCTCTCGGGCGCCGAGGAGCTCGCGGCATGA
- a CDS encoding aldo/keto reductase, with the protein MRRVALGTSGLDAPNVVLGVMRIQEMSDDAVRELVRTARDAGIDFFDHADIYGDPLHGCERRFAEALRLTPSERDEITIQTKCGIVTEPWGFDFSYEHIIESVEGSLRALDTDRIDVLLLHRPDALVEPDEVARAFDELAASGKVLKFGVSNHTPGQIELLKKSVSQPIVANQVQLSITHSPIVAQGLAANMQGVEQSASLDLGIVDYCRLHDITIQAWSPFQAGFFTGVFLDSPEYPELNAAIDRLAAKYDVPPIAIATAWITRHPAGMQVVLGTTTPERVAGAAQGSDIPLTRSEWYELVRAAGYLVP; encoded by the coding sequence ATGAGGCGCGTCGCCCTCGGTACGTCAGGCCTCGACGCCCCGAACGTCGTGCTCGGGGTCATGCGCATCCAGGAGATGTCGGATGACGCGGTGCGCGAGCTCGTGCGCACGGCCCGCGACGCGGGGATCGACTTCTTCGACCACGCCGACATCTACGGCGACCCGCTGCACGGCTGCGAGCGCCGCTTCGCCGAGGCGCTGCGGCTGACGCCCTCGGAGCGCGACGAGATCACGATCCAGACCAAGTGCGGCATCGTGACGGAGCCCTGGGGCTTCGACTTCTCGTACGAGCACATCATCGAGTCGGTCGAGGGGTCGCTCCGCGCGCTCGACACCGACCGCATCGACGTCCTCCTGCTGCACCGGCCCGACGCGCTCGTCGAGCCCGACGAGGTCGCGCGGGCGTTCGACGAGCTCGCGGCATCCGGCAAGGTGCTGAAGTTCGGGGTCTCGAATCACACGCCGGGCCAGATCGAGCTGCTGAAGAAGTCCGTGTCGCAGCCGATCGTGGCGAACCAGGTGCAGCTCTCGATCACGCACTCGCCGATCGTGGCGCAGGGCCTCGCCGCCAACATGCAGGGCGTCGAGCAGTCGGCGAGCCTCGACCTCGGCATCGTCGACTACTGCCGCCTGCACGACATCACGATCCAGGCGTGGTCGCCGTTCCAGGCCGGGTTCTTCACGGGCGTGTTCCTCGACTCGCCCGAGTACCCCGAGCTCAATGCAGCCATCGACCGGCTCGCGGCGAAGTACGACGTGCCGCCGATCGCGATCGCGACCGCGTGGATCACGCGTCACCCCGCCGGCATGCAGGTCGTGCTCGGCACGACCACGCCCGAGCGCGTGGCCGGTGCGGCGCAGGGCTCCGACATCCCGCTGACGCGGTCGGAGTGGTACGAGCTGGTGCGGGCGGCAGGGTACCTCGTGCCCTGA
- a CDS encoding glycosyltransferase — protein sequence MSSILIATVPIHGHVTPLLAVARHFVERGDRVRFLTGSRFAEAVRATGAEHLPLPAIADYDDRIDLNVRFPERAELSGPKSLAFDIIELFTRPSRAQHDAVMAAHAAEPADALLVDPAFTGASMVLGHARAARPAVVMCGVLPLSLASRDTAPFGLGIPPLAGPLGCARNAVLTGLAGRIFAPAQRVADEMHWELHGTAIPGPLLDWAARADAVVQFTVPEFEYPRSDAPGTLHFVGPISASGSVAPLPDWWDDLDGSRPVVHVTQGTIANKDFAQLVGPTLEALAGEDVLVVVATGGRPLDTLPPLPANARAAEFLPYDELLPKTAVYVTNAGYGGVQYALRYGVPIVASGGVEDKPEVGARIAWSGVGRRFTAVSPKPTALRTAVRAVLRDDRYRRAAHAMAERMSRSGGLPQLAAVVDGAGVRRTASKERR from the coding sequence ATGTCCTCCATCCTCATCGCGACCGTCCCGATCCACGGGCACGTGACGCCGCTGCTCGCCGTGGCGCGCCACTTCGTCGAACGCGGCGACCGCGTGCGGTTCCTCACCGGCTCGCGCTTCGCCGAGGCGGTGCGCGCCACGGGCGCCGAGCACCTCCCGCTCCCCGCCATCGCCGACTACGACGACCGCATCGACCTGAACGTGCGGTTCCCCGAGCGCGCCGAGCTGAGCGGACCGAAGTCGCTCGCCTTCGACATCATCGAGCTCTTCACGCGCCCGTCGAGGGCGCAGCACGACGCCGTGATGGCCGCGCACGCCGCCGAGCCGGCCGACGCGCTGCTCGTCGACCCCGCGTTCACCGGCGCGTCGATGGTTCTCGGGCACGCGCGGGCCGCGCGCCCGGCCGTCGTCATGTGCGGCGTACTGCCGCTCTCGCTCGCGAGCCGCGACACCGCGCCGTTCGGCCTCGGCATCCCACCCCTGGCCGGACCGCTCGGCTGCGCCCGCAACGCCGTGCTCACGGGCCTGGCCGGACGCATCTTCGCCCCGGCGCAGCGCGTGGCCGACGAGATGCACTGGGAGCTCCACGGCACGGCGATCCCCGGCCCGCTCCTGGACTGGGCCGCTCGGGCCGACGCGGTCGTGCAGTTCACCGTGCCCGAGTTCGAGTACCCGCGCTCCGACGCGCCCGGCACGCTTCACTTCGTCGGCCCGATCTCGGCCTCGGGTTCCGTGGCGCCGCTTCCCGACTGGTGGGACGACCTCGACGGCTCGCGGCCGGTGGTGCACGTCACGCAGGGCACCATCGCGAACAAGGACTTCGCGCAGCTCGTCGGCCCGACCCTCGAGGCCCTGGCCGGCGAGGACGTGCTCGTGGTCGTCGCCACCGGCGGGCGCCCGCTCGACACGCTGCCGCCGCTCCCCGCGAACGCGCGGGCCGCCGAGTTCCTGCCCTACGACGAACTGCTGCCCAAGACGGCGGTCTACGTCACCAACGCCGGGTACGGCGGCGTGCAGTACGCCCTGCGCTACGGCGTGCCGATCGTGGCGAGCGGCGGCGTCGAGGACAAGCCCGAGGTCGGCGCGCGGATCGCGTGGTCGGGCGTCGGCCGCCGTTTCACGGCGGTGTCGCCGAAGCCCACGGCACTCCGGACCGCGGTGCGCGCCGTACTGCGCGACGACCGCTACCGCCGCGCGGCGCACGCGATGGCCGAGCGGATGTCGCGCAGCGGCGGCCTGCCGCAGCTCGCCGCGGTCGTCGACGGCGCCGGGGTCCGCCGCACCGCATCGAAGGAACGCCGCTGA
- a CDS encoding TetR/AcrR family transcriptional regulator translates to MSSTETATRSYRSELRERQAAETRLRIIAAAAELFSELGYAGTTLAKVAKRAHVSVETVQKSGPKSALIRAAVEVTSFGVEGDRDVRELEAGKAFLTLTDPEQFPPLAAATMRAVNSGSAGPWMALAGAAHSDPELRAAHVEFLRAIRRQNERVLGLFRDRGWLRDDLPFDEIVDRWTVLSSVDTYHRLTAYEGRTLDEYTAWLERMVADTMMAR, encoded by the coding sequence ATGTCCTCGACCGAGACCGCCACTCGCTCGTACCGCTCCGAGCTGCGGGAACGACAGGCGGCCGAGACCCGACTGCGGATCATCGCCGCCGCCGCCGAGCTGTTCAGCGAGCTCGGCTACGCCGGCACGACGCTCGCGAAGGTCGCGAAGCGTGCGCACGTCTCCGTCGAGACCGTGCAGAAGAGCGGCCCGAAGTCCGCGCTCATCCGTGCCGCGGTCGAGGTCACGTCATTCGGCGTCGAAGGCGATCGGGACGTGCGCGAGCTGGAGGCCGGCAAGGCCTTCCTCACCCTCACCGACCCCGAGCAGTTCCCGCCCCTCGCGGCGGCTACCATGCGAGCCGTCAACTCGGGCTCGGCCGGGCCGTGGATGGCGCTCGCCGGAGCCGCGCACAGCGATCCGGAACTGCGGGCCGCCCACGTCGAGTTCCTGCGCGCCATCCGTCGGCAGAACGAACGCGTGCTCGGCCTCTTCCGCGATCGGGGCTGGCTGCGCGACGACCTCCCGTTCGACGAGATCGTCGACCGGTGGACGGTGCTCTCCTCCGTCGACACCTACCATCGCCTCACCGCGTACGAGGGCCGCACGCTCGACGAGTACACGGCCTGGCTCGAGCGCATGGTCGCGGACACGATGATGGCGCGCTGA
- a CDS encoding sensor histidine kinase → MTRGAHVRRVAAASVWAVSWAFAIASLAIAWRFDLPAEPLPGVFLSPAPVDMRSRFDDIGVAVALVYGPVSALILARRPHPVAVILAVHAIGSGLAAFGVQYGLLGAEVPGLPAWGLFAFAAGWGFVPGTFMTAALPLLVRRDRAPAWQLAVVVLTAVIAGSAFVLSLTQQSVPEPHNPFAIDVAAYQAVAPEIYTLLSFAAVAISVLSCGVLAVRWGRASSRARSGVAWLTLGHVFLTLSYLVLVLPDGLELPPGAIAFGMVAPVLGQVLYPAAILVTVLGQRLWGVELVVSRLVLWALLTASGVLLYLGLVAVLPAVLTGGLDGGLVLLAPVLIAIAAQPLRDWLQRRIDALVYGEGADPAVLLARLGDRIGELEPGAAGLAQVCEALRRALRLGEVAIASATTPALTAAAGSATGERVALTLVAGGRRIGELAARPRDGQRFDGRTRRLLGDLTGPVAATLQLVESQLVLEEARRELVVRRGAERRAIRRELHDGIGPSLAGVGFGLAAAENLLANGPGAARDDAQRDDAQRAEALLAELGDELTRRVRDVRSLADAVSPSPLEGALLADALADLARRFETAGRRIRVHVEGSRPLPRALEDAVYLVAAEALANAARHAGAHLVDLDVAVDDGAVVLRVADDGRGIDPGATRGIGLRSIRERAHELGGALAIDTGRSGTVVTARLPLEAAAAAPIEDARR, encoded by the coding sequence ATGACGCGCGGTGCGCACGTGCGGCGCGTCGCCGCGGCATCCGTCTGGGCCGTCTCCTGGGCGTTCGCGATCGCGTCGCTCGCGATCGCGTGGCGCTTCGACCTGCCCGCCGAACCGCTGCCCGGCGTCTTCCTCTCGCCGGCGCCCGTCGACATGCGGTCGCGGTTCGACGACATCGGCGTGGCCGTCGCGCTCGTGTACGGGCCGGTCAGCGCCCTCATCCTCGCCCGGCGCCCGCATCCCGTGGCGGTCATCCTCGCGGTGCACGCGATCGGCTCGGGCCTCGCGGCGTTCGGCGTGCAGTACGGCCTGCTCGGCGCCGAGGTGCCGGGGTTGCCGGCGTGGGGGCTCTTCGCGTTCGCCGCCGGCTGGGGGTTCGTGCCCGGCACGTTCATGACCGCCGCGCTCCCGCTGCTCGTGCGGCGCGACCGCGCGCCGGCCTGGCAGCTCGCGGTCGTCGTGCTGACCGCGGTGATCGCGGGCTCGGCGTTCGTGCTGAGCCTCACGCAGCAGAGCGTGCCCGAGCCGCACAACCCGTTCGCGATCGATGTGGCCGCCTACCAGGCCGTCGCACCCGAGATCTACACGCTCCTCTCGTTCGCGGCGGTCGCGATCTCGGTGCTCTCGTGCGGGGTGCTCGCGGTCCGCTGGGGCCGGGCCTCATCGCGCGCTCGGTCGGGCGTGGCGTGGCTCACCCTCGGCCACGTGTTCCTCACGCTCAGCTACCTCGTGCTCGTGCTGCCCGACGGACTCGAGCTGCCGCCGGGGGCCATCGCCTTCGGCATGGTCGCGCCCGTGCTCGGCCAGGTGCTCTACCCGGCCGCGATCCTCGTCACCGTGCTCGGCCAGCGGCTCTGGGGCGTCGAGCTCGTCGTCAGCCGGCTCGTGCTCTGGGCGCTGCTCACCGCGAGCGGTGTGCTGCTCTACCTCGGCCTCGTCGCAGTGCTGCCGGCCGTCCTCACCGGCGGGCTCGACGGCGGCCTGGTGCTGCTCGCACCGGTCCTCATCGCGATCGCCGCCCAGCCGCTGCGCGACTGGCTGCAGCGCCGCATCGACGCGCTCGTCTACGGCGAGGGCGCCGACCCGGCCGTGCTGCTCGCCCGCCTCGGCGACCGGATCGGCGAACTCGAGCCCGGCGCCGCCGGCCTCGCGCAGGTGTGCGAGGCGCTCCGCCGCGCGCTGCGGCTCGGCGAGGTCGCGATCGCGTCGGCGACGACGCCCGCGCTCACCGCGGCGGCCGGCTCGGCGACGGGCGAACGCGTCGCGCTCACCCTCGTCGCGGGCGGCCGGCGCATCGGCGAGCTCGCCGCGCGGCCGCGCGACGGCCAGCGCTTCGACGGGCGCACGCGGCGTCTGCTCGGCGACCTCACCGGGCCGGTCGCCGCGACGCTCCAGCTCGTCGAGTCGCAGCTCGTGCTCGAGGAGGCGCGCCGCGAGCTCGTCGTGCGCCGCGGGGCCGAGCGTCGCGCCATCCGACGCGAACTGCATGACGGCATCGGCCCCTCGCTCGCCGGCGTCGGCTTCGGCCTCGCCGCCGCCGAGAACCTGCTCGCGAACGGTCCCGGCGCCGCGCGCGACGACGCCCAGCGCGACGACGCCCAGCGCGCCGAGGCGCTGCTCGCCGAGCTCGGCGACGAGCTCACGCGGCGGGTGCGCGACGTCCGCTCGCTCGCCGACGCCGTCTCGCCGTCGCCGCTCGAGGGCGCCCTGCTCGCCGACGCGCTCGCCGACCTCGCGCGCCGGTTCGAGACAGCGGGCCGACGCATCCGCGTGCACGTCGAGGGGTCGCGCCCGCTGCCGCGCGCGCTCGAGGACGCGGTCTACCTCGTCGCGGCCGAGGCGCTGGCCAATGCGGCGAGGCACGCCGGCGCCCACCTCGTCGACCTCGACGTCGCCGTCGACGACGGCGCGGTCGTGCTGCGCGTCGCCGACGACGGCCGCGGCATCGACCCGGGCGCCACCCGCGGGATCGGACTGCGCTCCATACGCGAGCGCGCGCACGAGCTCGGCGGCGCCCTCGCGATCGACACGGGCCGGTCCGGCACCGTCGTGACGGCGCGGCTGCCGCTCGAAGCCGCCGCTGCCGCGCCGATCGAGGACGCGCGCCGATGA
- a CDS encoding response regulator transcription factor has translation MDAQRTITVAVVDDHPLFRRGIISLLETLDHVEVAGDAATVDEALDLVDARRPDVVLMDLDLGTGSGIDATRSITRRHPEIAVLVLTMLGDDHSLFAAMRAGARGYLLKVASPREVERAIHAVADGEVLFGADVAARAVAVLGGTAPESASRPFPELTERETEVLELVARGLDNGSIARTLVLTSKTVRNYVYGILTKLGAPDRSALIVMARDAGFGASTTTS, from the coding sequence ATGGACGCGCAGCGCACGATCACCGTCGCGGTGGTCGACGACCACCCGCTCTTCCGGCGCGGCATCATCTCGCTGCTCGAGACCCTCGACCACGTCGAGGTCGCGGGCGACGCCGCGACCGTCGACGAGGCGCTCGACCTCGTCGATGCGCGACGGCCCGACGTCGTGCTCATGGACCTCGACCTCGGCACCGGGTCGGGCATCGACGCGACCCGGTCGATCACCCGGCGCCATCCCGAGATCGCGGTGCTCGTGCTCACGATGCTCGGCGACGACCACTCGCTCTTCGCCGCGATGCGCGCGGGCGCACGCGGCTACCTGCTCAAGGTCGCCTCGCCGCGCGAGGTCGAGCGCGCCATCCACGCCGTCGCCGACGGCGAGGTGCTCTTCGGTGCGGATGTCGCGGCGCGCGCCGTCGCGGTGCTCGGCGGCACGGCGCCCGAGTCGGCGTCGCGCCCGTTCCCCGAGCTCACCGAACGTGAGACCGAGGTGCTCGAGCTCGTCGCGCGCGGCCTTGACAACGGCTCGATCGCGCGCACGCTCGTGCTCACGAGCAAGACCGTGCGCAACTACGTGTATGGGATCCTCACCAAGCTCGGAGCGCCCGATCGCAGCGCGCTCATCGTGATGGCGCGCGATGCCGGGTTCGGAGCCTCGACGACCACGTCCTGA
- a CDS encoding NAD(P)/FAD-dependent oxidoreductase, translating to MSAGVPGSEWDVVIVGGGSAGLSAALMLGRSRRRVLVVDGGEPRNRVAGHMHGVLGRDHTSPLDLLAAGRAELTRYDGVAIESASVASAAVLDADEPAFEVELESGERHTARRLLVATGLADRLPDVPGLAAQWGSGVVSCPYCDGWEVRDRRIAVVPTTAANAHQAQLLRQLSPEVVFHVAGIALPPAARTALEARGIELEERAVAEVVSGDGGALRAIRYDDGTEREVDAIFVAPRPEPNDAVLRQLGARRMRSDGVEWVIADEDGRTSVRGLWAAGNVITARATVPMSMAAGNAAGTAINADLIDEDIRAAVAAAG from the coding sequence GTGAGCGCCGGCGTGCCCGGCTCCGAGTGGGACGTCGTCATCGTGGGCGGCGGCAGCGCGGGCCTGAGTGCCGCGCTCATGCTCGGCCGCTCGCGTCGGCGCGTGCTCGTCGTCGACGGCGGCGAGCCGCGCAATCGCGTCGCGGGCCACATGCACGGCGTGCTCGGCCGCGACCACACGTCGCCCCTCGACCTGCTCGCCGCGGGCCGCGCCGAGCTCACGCGCTACGACGGCGTCGCGATCGAGTCCGCGTCGGTCGCCTCCGCGGCGGTCCTCGATGCCGACGAGCCCGCGTTCGAGGTCGAGCTCGAGTCGGGCGAGCGGCACACCGCCCGGCGCCTGCTCGTGGCCACGGGCCTCGCCGACCGGCTGCCCGACGTGCCCGGGCTCGCCGCGCAGTGGGGCTCGGGCGTGGTGTCCTGCCCCTACTGCGACGGCTGGGAGGTGCGCGACCGTCGCATCGCCGTGGTCCCGACCACGGCGGCGAACGCGCACCAAGCGCAGCTGCTCCGGCAGCTCTCGCCCGAGGTCGTCTTCCACGTCGCGGGCATCGCGCTCCCGCCGGCGGCGCGGACCGCGCTGGAGGCGCGCGGCATCGAGCTCGAGGAGCGCGCGGTGGCCGAGGTCGTCTCCGGCGACGGCGGCGCGCTCCGCGCCATCCGCTACGACGATGGCACCGAACGCGAGGTCGACGCGATCTTCGTCGCACCGCGCCCCGAGCCGAACGACGCCGTGCTGCGGCAGCTCGGCGCCCGGCGCATGCGCAGCGACGGCGTCGAGTGGGTGATCGCCGACGAGGACGGACGCACGAGCGTGCGCGGGCTCTGGGCCGCGGGCAACGTGATCACCGCCCGGGCGACCGTGCCGATGTCGATGGCGGCGGGCAACGCGGCCGGCACCGCGATCAACGCCGACCTCATCGACGAGGACATCCGCGCGGCGGTGGCCGCCGCCGGCTGA
- a CDS encoding VOC family protein, protein MPGSDDLVAGAPAWVDVSTTDLDRTVAFYESLFGWTAERGDERYGGYVTFRHGDERVAGAALRQESDPAPPHWTVYLLTYNAAATSERVAEAGGTVLFEPIDIPEMGVMGLAIDATGAVVGYWQPGGLAGFDAFGELDTATWFELAASDFDAAERFYAHAFHWSIDRGEGEPRYGAYIHAHRTYAGILDAKELLGPDLPPSWSVAFGVEDVERAVERAVAAGATLVVPPWDLPSGRRAGLSDPTGAYFVVASEPSA, encoded by the coding sequence ATGCCCGGATCCGATGACCTCGTCGCCGGTGCGCCGGCCTGGGTCGACGTGTCCACCACCGACCTCGACCGCACGGTCGCGTTCTACGAGTCGCTCTTCGGCTGGACGGCCGAGCGCGGCGACGAACGGTACGGCGGCTACGTCACGTTCCGGCACGGCGACGAGCGGGTCGCGGGGGCCGCGCTCCGGCAGGAGTCCGACCCGGCTCCGCCGCACTGGACCGTGTACCTGCTGACCTACAACGCCGCCGCCACGAGCGAGCGCGTCGCGGAGGCCGGCGGCACGGTGCTCTTCGAGCCGATCGACATCCCCGAGATGGGCGTCATGGGTCTCGCGATCGACGCCACGGGCGCGGTCGTCGGCTACTGGCAGCCGGGCGGCCTCGCCGGCTTCGACGCGTTCGGCGAGCTCGACACGGCGACCTGGTTCGAACTCGCGGCGAGCGACTTCGATGCCGCCGAGCGGTTCTACGCGCACGCGTTCCACTGGAGCATCGACCGCGGCGAGGGCGAGCCCCGCTACGGCGCCTACATCCATGCGCACCGCACCTACGCGGGGATCCTCGATGCGAAGGAGCTGCTCGGGCCCGACTTGCCGCCCTCGTGGAGCGTCGCGTTCGGCGTCGAGGATGTCGAGCGGGCGGTCGAGCGCGCGGTCGCCGCGGGCGCGACGCTCGTGGTCCCGCCGTGGGACCTCCCGTCCGGCCGCCGAGCCGGCCTGAGCGACCCGACCGGGGCGTACTTCGTCGTGGCGTCGGAGCCGTCGGCGTGA